The following coding sequences are from one Oncorhynchus kisutch isolate 150728-3 linkage group LG23, Okis_V2, whole genome shotgun sequence window:
- the LOC116356581 gene encoding mucin-21-like encodes MATTNEAAINGAAANEAAITMAATNVAATNEAATNEAATNEAATNVAATNVAATNEAATNLAAANEAATNEAATNEAATNEAAANEAATNEAATNLAAANEAATNEAATNVAATNVAPTNEAATNLAATNEAATNVAATNMAPTNEAATNLAAANEAATNEAATNVAATNVAATNMATTNEAAINGAAANETATNEAATNEAATNEAATNMSAANEAATNEAATNEAATNMSTTNEGAINMAATNEAATNEAATNMAATNLAAANEAATNEAATNEAATNMSTTNEAAINMAAIYGAAANEAATNEASTNMAATTVAAANEAATNEAAANEAAINMAATNEAATNEAATNMAATNDAAPNEAATNEAATNMATTTVAAANGTAANGAATNMATTTVAAANGTADNGAATNMATTTVAAANGTAANGAATNMATTNVAAANEAAINVAATNEEAINETATNGASTNGAETNRAGTNGASTNGAETNGAGTNGAGTNRAGTNGAGPNGASTNIPISCVI; translated from the coding sequence ATGGCAACAACCAATGAGGCAGCAATCAATGGGGCAGCAGCCAATGAGGCAGCAATCACTATGGCAGCAACCAATGTTGCAGCAACCAATGAGGCAGCAACCAATGAGGCAGCAACCAATGAGGCAGCAACCAATGTGGCAGCAACCAATGTGGCAGCAACCAATGAGGCAGCAACCAATTTGGCAGCAGCCAATGAGGCAGCAACCAATGAGGCAGCAACCAATGAGGCAGCAACCAATGAGGCAGCAGCCAATGAGGCAGCAACCAATGAGGCAGCAACCAATTTGGCAGCAGCCAATGAGGCAGCAACCAATGAGGCAGCAACCAATGTGGCAGCAACCAATGTGGCACCAACCAATGAGGCAGCAACCAATTTGGCAGCAACCAATGAGGCAGCAACCAATGTGGCAGCAACCAATATGGCACCAACCAATGAGGCAGCAACCAATTTGGCAGCAGCCAATGAGGCAGCAACCAATGAGGCAGCAACCAATGTGGCAGCAACCAATGTGGCAGCAACCAATATGGCAACAACCAATGAGGCAGCAATCAATGGGGCAGCAGCCAATGAGACAGCAACCAATGAGGCAGCAACCAATGAGGCGGCAACCAATGAGGCAGCAACCAATATGTCAGCAGCCAATGAGGCAGCAACCAATGAGGCAGCAACCAATGAGGCAGCAACCAATATGTCAACAACCAATGAGGGAGCAATCAATATGGCAGCAACCAATGAGGCAGCAACCAATGAGGCAGCAACCAATATGGCAGCAACCAATCTTGCAGCAGCCAATGAGGCAGCAACCAATGAGGCAGCAACCAATGAGGCAGCAACCAATATGTCAACAACCAATGAGGCAGCAATCAATATGGCAGCAATCTATGGGGCAGCAGCCAATGAGGCAGCAACCAATGAGGCATCAACCAATATGGCAGCAACCACTGTTGCAGCAGCCAATGAGGCAGCAACCAATGAGGCAGCAGCCAATGAGGCGGCAATCAATATGGCAGCAACCAATGAGGCAGCAACCAATGAGGCAGCAACCAATATGGCAGCAACCAATGATGCAGCACCCAATGAGGCAGCAACCAATGAGGCAGCAACCAATATGGCAACAACCACTGTTGCAGCAGCCAATGGGACAGCAGCCAATGGGGCAGCAACCAATATGGCAACAACCACTGTTGCAGCAGCCAATGGGACAGCAGACAATGGGGCAGCAACCAATATGGCAACAACCACTGTTGCAGCAGCCAATGGGACAGCAGCCAATGGGGCAGCAACCAATATGGCAACAACCAATGTTGCAGCAGCCAATGAGGCAGCAATCAATGTGGCAGCAACCAATGAGGAAGCAATCAATGAGACAGCAACCAATGGGGCATCAACCAATGGGGCAGAAACCAATagggcaggaaccaatggggcaTCAACCAATGGGGCAGAAACCAATggggcaggaaccaatggggcaGGAACCAATagggcaggaaccaatggggcaGGACCCAATGGGGCATCAACCAATATCCCTATTAGTTGTGTAATCTAG